The proteins below are encoded in one region of Corynebacterium felinum:
- the rpsD gene encoding 30S ribosomal protein S4 translates to MARYTGPVTRKSRRLRVDLVGGDRAFEKRPYPPGQAGRNRIKESEYLLQLQEKQKAKYTYGVLEKQFRRYYAEANRLPGKTGENLVILLESRLDNVVYRAGLARTRRQARQLVSHGHFLVNGKKVNVPSYRVSQYDIIDVREKSQKMVWFEEAQENLVDAVVPAWLQVVPATLRILVHQLPERAQIDVPLQEQLIVELYSK, encoded by the coding sequence ATGGCACGTTATACCGGTCCAGTAACCCGTAAGTCCCGCCGCCTCCGCGTCGACCTCGTCGGCGGAGACCGCGCATTCGAGAAGCGCCCATACCCTCCAGGACAAGCTGGGCGTAACCGCATCAAGGAATCTGAGTACTTGCTGCAGCTTCAGGAGAAGCAGAAGGCTAAGTACACCTACGGCGTACTGGAGAAGCAGTTCCGCCGTTACTACGCTGAGGCTAACCGCCTGCCAGGCAAGACCGGTGAGAACCTGGTCATCCTGCTGGAGTCCCGCCTTGACAACGTTGTTTACCGCGCAGGTCTGGCACGTACCCGTCGTCAGGCTCGCCAGCTGGTCTCCCACGGCCACTTCCTGGTAAACGGCAAGAAGGTCAACGTTCCTTCCTACCGTGTCTCCCAGTACGACATCATCGACGTTCGTGAGAAGTCTCAGAAGATGGTGTGGTTCGAAGAGGCTCAGGAGAACCTGGTTGATGCAGTTGTTCCTGCATGGCTTCAGGTTGTCCCTGCTACCCTGCGCATCCTCGTGCACCAGCTGCCCGAGCGCGCTCAGATCGACGTTCCGCTGCAAGAGCAGCTCATCGTCGAGCTTTACTCGAAGTAA
- the rpsM gene encoding 30S ribosomal protein S13 — protein MARLAGVDLPRNKRMEVALTYIYGIGPARAAQLLEETGISPDLRTDNLTDEQLSALRDVIEATWKVEGDLRRQVQADIRRKIEIGCYQGLRHRRGLPVRGQRTKTNARTRKGPKKTIAGKKK, from the coding sequence ATGGCACGTCTTGCTGGTGTTGACCTCCCACGCAACAAGCGTATGGAGGTTGCACTTACCTACATCTACGGCATCGGCCCAGCCCGTGCCGCACAGCTGCTCGAGGAGACCGGCATCTCCCCGGACCTGCGCACCGACAACCTCACCGACGAGCAGCTGTCTGCTCTGCGTGACGTTATCGAAGCAACCTGGAAGGTTGAGGGTGACCTCCGCCGCCAGGTTCAGGCCGACATCCGTCGCAAGATCGAGATCGGCTGCTACCAGGGCCTGCGCCACCGCCGTGGCCTGCCTGTCCGTGGCCAGCGCACCAAGACCAACGCTCGCACGCGTAAGGGTCCGAAGAAGACCATCGCCGGAAAGAAGAAGTAA
- a CDS encoding DNA-directed RNA polymerase subunit alpha, translated as MLISQRPTLSEEIVDSARSRFIIEPLEPGFGYTLGNSLRRTLLSSIPGAAVTSVKIDGVLHEFTTIAGVKEDVSDILLNIKGLVISSDSDEPVVMNLSVEGPGVVTAGSISLPAGVEIHNPDLHIATLNEQGRLEVEMVVERGRGYVPATMFSGTTEIGRIPVDQIYSPVLKVSYNVEATRVEQRTDFDKLIIDVETKNSMAPRDALASAGKTLVELFGLCRELNVAAEGIEIGPSPQETEYIAAYSMPIEDLRFSVRSYNCLKRQEIHTVGELAECSESDLLDIRNFGQKSINEVKIKLAGLGLTLKDAPEDFDPSQLEGYDAETGDYIDLDPEDSE; from the coding sequence ATGCTCATTTCTCAGCGCCCAACCCTCAGCGAGGAAATCGTCGATAGCGCTCGTTCCAGGTTCATTATTGAGCCACTGGAGCCAGGTTTCGGCTACACCCTTGGTAACTCGCTGCGTCGTACCCTGCTGTCTTCCATCCCTGGTGCAGCAGTGACTAGCGTCAAGATCGATGGTGTGCTCCACGAGTTCACCACTATCGCTGGTGTGAAGGAAGATGTCTCCGACATCCTGCTGAACATCAAGGGTTTGGTCATCTCTTCTGACTCCGATGAGCCAGTTGTGATGAACCTGAGTGTGGAGGGCCCAGGTGTGGTCACCGCCGGTAGCATTTCGCTGCCAGCTGGTGTTGAAATCCACAACCCTGATCTTCACATCGCTACCCTGAATGAGCAGGGTCGCTTGGAGGTTGAGATGGTTGTTGAGCGTGGCCGTGGCTACGTTCCCGCAACCATGTTCTCCGGTACCACTGAAATTGGTCGCATTCCTGTCGACCAGATTTACTCCCCAGTGTTGAAGGTTAGCTACAATGTTGAGGCTACTCGTGTTGAGCAGCGCACCGACTTTGACAAGCTGATCATCGATGTGGAGACCAAGAACTCTATGGCTCCACGCGACGCCCTGGCGTCTGCTGGTAAGACCCTGGTTGAGCTGTTCGGCTTGTGCCGCGAGCTCAACGTTGCTGCCGAGGGCATTGAAATCGGTCCTTCCCCACAGGAGACCGAGTACATTGCCGCTTACAGCATGCCAATTGAGGACCTGCGTTTCTCGGTTCGTTCTTATAACTGCCTGAAGCGCCAGGAGATCCACACCGTTGGTGAGCTGGCTGAGTGCTCTGAGTCCGACTTGTTGGACATCCGTAACTTTGGCCAGAAGTCCATCAACGAGGTGAAGATCAAGCTTGCTGGTTTGGGTCTGACCTTGAAGGATGCGCCTGAAGATTTCGATCCGTCCCAGCTTGAGGGTTACGACGCTGAAACTGGCGACTACATCGATCTGGATCCGGAAGATTCCGAGTAA
- a CDS encoding glutaredoxin domain-containing protein, with protein sequence MIVYGTPLCPDCVEATAALDARGIHYEYVIITESIVALKQFTRLRDTHPAFDAAKKDGYLGIPAFVREGKVSMDISDVLDSAL encoded by the coding sequence ATGATTGTTTACGGAACTCCCCTCTGCCCCGACTGTGTGGAGGCAACTGCGGCGTTAGATGCCCGCGGCATCCACTACGAGTATGTGATCATCACTGAGTCCATAGTGGCGCTAAAACAGTTCACGCGCCTGCGCGATACGCATCCTGCTTTCGACGCCGCGAAGAAAGACGGCTACCTGGGCATTCCCGCGTTTGTGCGCGAAGGGAAGGTGAGTATGGATATCAGCGATGTGCTTGATTCTGCACTGTAG
- a CDS encoding sodium/proline symporter: protein MNVALIFLIVYFVAMAGIGFWTMKRSSNDTEGYLLADRSLGPAVTALRLQSSSMSGYMFLGAGSLAYTQGYYSMWYALGDIGGGIINLSVLGRRMRKLSQKLGSLTSIEYLEHRYQSQWVRLIAALVALGCLFLYVLSQFVAGGTGLSSVTGYSFEISLIIAVGVIVLYTFLGGYLAVAYTDFIQAIVMLIGMLWIFIATLRYVGGFTAGNTAVGEINPNLLTMWGADLSFQGQWGVILGALLLFSIGYMGWPHVVVSHMAMRKPSVARTAGVYATIFNFLFIPAPYIIGIFALLILPALDDPQQAIFEVAKTVLPNFAVGIVMAAVMAAIMSTADALLLQASTIAAKDLFGRFMIKDMNERQMVWISRGAVLLLSFGGIVLAFWQPPAVFGLVVFATSILGAAFVPVYVCAVWWKKANAIGALASILTGTLVVIVWQQAGLSDSTGLDSLISGLAASTLAMILGSVLTQRSHPVSAEIVAAMDDAASITPSTYKLDKGNDPTLAHQFPPATNPKH, encoded by the coding sequence ATGAATGTTGCACTGATTTTTCTCATCGTTTATTTCGTGGCTATGGCGGGGATTGGTTTTTGGACCATGAAACGATCATCCAACGATACCGAAGGTTATTTGCTGGCAGATCGATCGCTCGGCCCTGCCGTGACTGCGCTGCGCTTACAATCGTCCTCCATGTCCGGCTACATGTTCTTAGGTGCTGGTTCTTTGGCCTACACCCAGGGTTATTACAGCATGTGGTACGCGCTTGGCGATATCGGCGGCGGCATTATCAACCTGTCTGTTTTGGGACGGCGGATGCGCAAACTTTCCCAAAAACTCGGCTCGCTGACCTCCATTGAATACCTGGAGCACCGCTATCAAAGTCAATGGGTTCGCCTGATCGCAGCACTAGTTGCTTTGGGATGTTTGTTCTTATACGTACTCTCCCAATTCGTTGCCGGCGGTACCGGTTTGAGCTCTGTTACCGGCTACAGCTTCGAAATTTCCCTGATCATCGCGGTCGGCGTGATTGTGCTCTACACCTTCCTCGGTGGATATCTCGCGGTGGCATACACTGACTTCATTCAGGCAATCGTGATGCTCATCGGCATGCTCTGGATCTTCATCGCCACCTTGCGTTACGTTGGTGGATTTACCGCCGGAAACACCGCTGTTGGTGAAATCAACCCCAACTTGCTCACCATGTGGGGTGCGGATTTAAGCTTCCAAGGCCAGTGGGGTGTGATCCTCGGTGCGCTGTTGCTGTTCTCCATCGGCTATATGGGTTGGCCACATGTGGTGGTCAGCCACATGGCGATGCGCAAACCCTCAGTGGCCCGAACTGCAGGCGTTTACGCCACGATCTTCAACTTCCTGTTTATCCCCGCCCCCTACATCATCGGTATTTTCGCGCTGCTGATTTTGCCCGCCCTTGATGATCCGCAGCAAGCAATTTTTGAAGTAGCGAAAACCGTACTGCCGAATTTCGCTGTAGGTATTGTGATGGCGGCAGTGATGGCGGCAATTATGTCGACCGCGGACGCGCTTTTGCTGCAGGCGTCGACGATCGCCGCGAAAGACCTTTTTGGTCGCTTCATGATCAAAGACATGAATGAACGCCAAATGGTGTGGATCTCTAGGGGTGCGGTGCTGCTGCTTTCCTTCGGTGGCATTGTGCTGGCATTTTGGCAGCCACCCGCAGTTTTTGGCCTTGTCGTGTTCGCCACCTCCATTTTGGGTGCGGCTTTTGTGCCGGTGTATGTGTGCGCGGTGTGGTGGAAGAAAGCAAACGCCATTGGTGCTCTCGCATCGATTCTCACAGGAACACTCGTGGTCATTGTGTGGCAGCAAGCAGGTTTAAGCGACAGCACGGGGCTTGACTCGCTTATTTCGGGGCTTGCAGCCTCAACTCTTGCCATGATCCTAGGCTCTGTGCTCACCCAGCGCAGTCACCCAGTATCCGCAGAGATCGTCGCGGCGATGGACGATGCGGCAAGCATTACGCCAAGCACCTACAAGCTGGATAAAGGCAACGACCCGACTCTGGCGCATCAATTCCCGCCCGCAACCAACCCAAAGCATTAG
- a CDS encoding PucR family transcriptional regulator, translating to MSRSETRPPVHRWEYGEFFTIRDVLETPTLRDVRVEALCAPKDLDRPVRWVHIADARRASELLSGGELLLTTGIAWSDDADERRSMIADFARAHVAALLIELGSSWQTVPQDVVQACRDHDLPLLVLYDEIRFVDLTEKVHSMLLESKIAQVTEIHKVTQSFNALIINGAPTSHIVHHAARLLGCPVVLEDLSHRVVTFAEGHLLPSVLLHKWASRSRRWARTLGKHGTLSDCVTVNVAGHTGTKAVVEALAEDVSHRYEANLWTMIDIQAQGIVWGRLFYFGRSPSPAGGDHILQQAATALAMDRLGSPNQHSWVDLLEKTALDRLVNNKYSSAEGVRKVLDAAGFRLANRTIVPVCIQHRNTHVSPAQLREYARAMFHDTDVLLSPSEHPQMLLGAFSLPQHPHSCDHTHLRLQLMAWAKKFPATVHSSVHITYALSQADPHELSAHLRKLALLPPLHSSSPPLTVEPLSRNPLEHLLLDLREDVRVQQYVSTTLEPLIAYDKKNRGDLLPTLRAVLKHPTSRSAAADELHLSRTALYSRLATIERLLNADLSDGDTNFALNLALRNIPTPQPPPSAVHTETQ from the coding sequence ATGTCGCGGTCAGAAACGCGCCCGCCGGTTCATCGCTGGGAGTATGGTGAATTTTTCACGATTCGTGATGTGCTTGAGACTCCCACATTGCGTGATGTTCGTGTGGAGGCGTTGTGTGCACCAAAGGATCTTGATCGTCCTGTGCGCTGGGTGCATATTGCGGATGCGCGGCGCGCCTCGGAGCTTTTAAGTGGTGGCGAATTGCTGTTGACCACGGGTATTGCGTGGAGTGATGATGCGGATGAGCGGCGTAGCATGATTGCAGATTTTGCTCGTGCTCATGTTGCTGCGTTGCTGATTGAGCTGGGCTCTTCGTGGCAGACTGTGCCGCAAGATGTTGTGCAGGCGTGCCGTGATCATGATCTTCCGCTGCTTGTGCTTTACGACGAAATCAGGTTCGTTGACCTCACGGAAAAAGTTCACTCCATGCTGTTGGAAAGCAAAATTGCGCAGGTAACGGAGATCCATAAGGTGACGCAATCGTTTAATGCTCTTATTATCAACGGTGCGCCGACCTCCCATATTGTGCATCATGCGGCGCGGCTTTTGGGTTGTCCTGTGGTGTTGGAGGATTTGTCCCATCGGGTGGTTACTTTCGCGGAGGGGCATCTGCTTCCGAGTGTGTTGCTTCACAAGTGGGCTTCTAGGTCGCGCCGTTGGGCTCGTACGTTGGGGAAGCATGGGACGTTGAGTGACTGTGTGACTGTGAATGTGGCGGGGCATACGGGGACGAAGGCGGTGGTGGAGGCGCTTGCTGAGGATGTTTCCCACCGCTATGAGGCGAATTTGTGGACCATGATCGACATCCAAGCTCAAGGCATTGTGTGGGGTCGGCTTTTTTATTTTGGTCGCAGCCCCTCCCCTGCTGGCGGGGATCATATTCTTCAGCAGGCTGCCACGGCGCTTGCGATGGATAGGTTGGGGAGCCCCAACCAGCATTCGTGGGTTGATTTGCTTGAGAAAACCGCCCTTGACCGGCTTGTTAATAACAAGTATTCCAGCGCTGAGGGTGTGAGGAAAGTACTAGATGCTGCCGGTTTCCGTCTTGCCAACCGCACGATTGTTCCGGTGTGTATTCAGCACCGAAATACACATGTGAGCCCAGCGCAGTTGCGTGAATATGCCCGCGCGATGTTCCACGACACTGATGTTCTTCTTAGCCCGAGTGAGCATCCTCAGATGCTGTTGGGGGCGTTTTCTCTCCCGCAGCATCCGCATAGTTGCGATCACACCCATCTGCGCTTGCAGTTGATGGCGTGGGCGAAGAAGTTTCCCGCGACCGTTCACAGTAGCGTTCATATTACGTATGCGTTGAGCCAGGCGGATCCCCATGAGTTGTCGGCGCATTTGCGTAAGCTTGCGCTCCTACCGCCGCTGCACTCCTCGTCCCCACCGCTTACTGTTGAACCGTTGAGTCGTAATCCGCTTGAGCATCTTCTGCTTGATTTGCGTGAAGATGTGCGCGTTCAGCAGTATGTGTCCACCACTTTAGAGCCACTGATTGCCTACGATAAGAAAAATCGTGGCGATCTCCTCCCTACTCTTCGGGCGGTGCTCAAGCACCCCACTTCCCGCTCCGCTGCGGCCGATGAGCTGCATCTTTCGCGCACCGCATTGTATTCGCGGCTTGCTACTATTGAGCGGCTGCTCAACGCTGATCTTAGCGACGGCGACACCAACTTCGCCCTCAATCTTGCGCTGCGCAATATCCCCACGCCGCAACCTCCGCCCTCTGCGGTCCACACTGAGACGCAGTAA
- a CDS encoding DUF6541 family protein, giving the protein MDSGQVVQWIVQALTLVVVPGALFNWISGVRLPWATAAAIPTTTGIVALSGWLLSQFGQDFHLRTVAVCYLFFLLIAIMWRASFQLARTLRDRRATRAGHAPEKISWKQRAITSLKDPSSFFSGRWILPLSGIIAGAWLIIARTTEIYLALPKTFMSIVQGWDVHWHANEVRFIMDEKIADPTRMGELLNIDGQFPSFYPSGWHAVTALIAEHLGLHPIQAVNFSNLLLPAVCLPMSVALLAWKIVGNRGPTAQLAAGLAPVGIFVSPVLYWIPTYVGMWPYAFAIAMTGIVAALYMSVPYSPIRILATILGFVGVVATHPATVTVVVLIVGFWWLLRLLWSPARATKKQDPRAIAQQRAQELIDARAESERTTDASDRQRPRRWARRKAATETTAASTTADVTADSVPTSDTDTDTLATADVEDAGADTAQANADDMRAETTETPDSKPSFVRRATRGLWLRLRDVILLALPASIAIAVMIPQLLAGLRQHEEVSTYIAPDATTRAESWQELAFQGTRHTNEFGEINWTWLTVCAIVGLLVAMVWRKNFWIPVFLFFSMWLGTHALAPYDGIIGTLLNPISSLHYSSAHRLIIPVAMVQFALAGVGVATVLRFCTGAAARNRWVQGMSLILATAIGVGIAVWAVPQGQEKVIKGTGFSVASIYKERTVTSNDVEAFEWLAQQPRAYEGKILGEYSDGNGWMYAYNGLPSISRHYLLPHVDRDMPSVRIYHYPELIGAGNHGDPIQRNQVDEAVADLNLNYIFLSPPAFWHFQQHNISRRIFDAPGLTLVYRNGNTQIFAVNAQFSDAELSAMRASSAEPLPAGPTRAEVGLVSGDANKDIKPYYHRPRKSAQPSISSPSTQLSGENTVNADDNDERATKDAREIAEQWRHYDKYVGRAERGDARP; this is encoded by the coding sequence ATGGATTCTGGCCAGGTAGTGCAATGGATAGTGCAGGCGCTCACCCTCGTGGTGGTGCCAGGTGCATTATTCAACTGGATTTCAGGTGTGCGCCTGCCGTGGGCAACCGCGGCAGCAATCCCCACCACCACTGGCATCGTCGCACTGTCTGGGTGGCTCTTAAGCCAATTCGGGCAAGACTTTCACCTGCGCACCGTTGCGGTGTGTTATCTTTTCTTCCTGCTCATCGCAATCATGTGGCGGGCATCCTTCCAACTCGCCCGCACACTTCGCGACCGTCGCGCCACCCGGGCTGGGCACGCGCCGGAAAAGATTTCGTGGAAGCAACGCGCCATTACCTCGTTGAAAGATCCTAGCTCTTTCTTCAGCGGACGGTGGATACTCCCACTGTCTGGCATCATTGCGGGGGCATGGCTGATCATTGCCCGCACCACCGAAATCTATCTCGCGCTACCGAAGACATTCATGTCTATTGTCCAAGGCTGGGATGTGCATTGGCATGCCAACGAAGTGCGCTTTATCATGGACGAAAAAATCGCCGACCCCACCCGCATGGGTGAATTGCTCAACATTGATGGCCAGTTCCCCTCCTTCTACCCCTCGGGTTGGCACGCAGTTACCGCACTGATAGCTGAGCACCTCGGCCTGCACCCCATACAAGCTGTCAACTTCAGCAACCTGTTGCTTCCCGCAGTGTGCCTTCCCATGAGTGTGGCGTTACTTGCCTGGAAGATCGTGGGTAATCGCGGACCCACCGCCCAGCTTGCGGCAGGGCTTGCACCTGTTGGCATTTTTGTTTCACCGGTACTGTACTGGATCCCCACCTATGTGGGCATGTGGCCTTATGCGTTCGCTATCGCCATGACCGGCATTGTCGCCGCCCTGTATATGTCGGTGCCGTACAGCCCCATCCGTATCCTTGCCACCATCCTCGGATTCGTCGGTGTGGTGGCTACGCACCCAGCCACGGTCACCGTTGTCGTTCTCATCGTTGGCTTCTGGTGGCTCTTGCGCCTGTTGTGGAGTCCCGCGCGCGCGACAAAGAAACAAGATCCCCGCGCCATCGCGCAGCAACGTGCGCAGGAGCTTATCGACGCCCGCGCCGAATCCGAACGCACCACAGACGCATCTGATAGGCAACGTCCACGCCGCTGGGCCCGTCGAAAAGCGGCAACCGAGACCACCGCAGCCAGCACAACAGCAGATGTCACCGCGGATTCTGTACCCACGAGTGATACGGACACGGACACTTTGGCCACTGCGGATGTTGAAGATGCAGGAGCCGATACTGCACAGGCTAATGCTGATGACATGCGCGCTGAGACAACCGAAACTCCAGACTCGAAGCCTTCTTTTGTGCGCCGCGCAACCCGTGGGCTGTGGCTGCGACTGCGCGATGTGATCCTGCTGGCGCTGCCAGCTAGTATCGCCATCGCGGTGATGATCCCCCAGCTTCTTGCCGGCCTGCGGCAACACGAAGAAGTCTCCACCTATATTGCACCCGATGCCACGACCCGCGCTGAATCCTGGCAGGAACTGGCATTCCAAGGCACCCGCCACACCAACGAATTCGGTGAGATCAACTGGACGTGGCTTACAGTCTGCGCAATCGTCGGCCTACTAGTCGCCATGGTGTGGCGCAAAAATTTCTGGATTCCTGTCTTTTTATTCTTCAGCATGTGGCTGGGTACGCATGCGCTTGCCCCCTACGACGGGATCATCGGCACCCTCCTCAACCCGATTAGTTCCCTGCACTACAGCTCCGCACATCGACTCATCATCCCCGTTGCCATGGTGCAATTCGCCCTCGCTGGGGTGGGCGTGGCCACGGTGCTTCGCTTCTGCACCGGTGCTGCAGCACGCAACCGCTGGGTGCAGGGTATGTCCCTGATCCTAGCTACCGCCATTGGTGTGGGCATTGCCGTATGGGCAGTGCCCCAAGGCCAAGAAAAGGTAATCAAAGGCACCGGTTTTTCCGTCGCTTCAATCTATAAAGAACGCACCGTCACCAGCAACGACGTCGAAGCGTTCGAATGGTTAGCGCAGCAACCCCGCGCGTATGAAGGCAAAATCTTGGGCGAGTATTCCGACGGCAACGGTTGGATGTACGCATACAACGGACTGCCCTCCATCTCACGCCACTACCTGTTGCCACATGTGGACAGGGATATGCCAAGCGTGCGCATCTACCACTACCCAGAACTCATCGGTGCGGGTAACCACGGCGACCCCATTCAGCGCAACCAGGTGGATGAAGCAGTTGCTGATCTGAACCTCAACTACATTTTCCTTTCCCCACCTGCGTTCTGGCACTTCCAGCAGCACAATATTTCGCGTCGCATCTTCGACGCGCCAGGGCTGACGTTGGTGTACCGCAACGGCAATACTCAAATCTTTGCCGTCAACGCCCAGTTCAGTGACGCGGAACTTAGCGCCATGCGCGCAAGCTCCGCCGAACCACTGCCAGCTGGGCCGACACGGGCTGAAGTAGGTTTGGTTTCTGGGGATGCGAATAAAGATATCAAGCCGTATTATCATCGCCCAAGGAAGTCTGCGCAGCCAAGCATAAGCAGCCCAAGCACGCAGCTCAGCGGTGAGAATACAGTCAACGCCGATGATAACGACGAACGTGCGACGAAGGATGCTCGGGAAATCGCTGAGCAGTGGCGCCATTACGACAAGTACGTTGGTCGTGCTGAACGTGGCGACGCCCGCCCCTAG
- the rplQ gene encoding 50S ribosomal protein L17, whose amino-acid sequence MPTPKKGARLGGSASHQKHILSNLAAQLIEHGAIKTTDAKAKVLRPYVEKLITKAKSGTLADRRNVLKLVPHKDVVAHLFDELAPKFENRTGGYTRIVKLENRKGDNAPMSLIALVLEETVSSEATRAARAAASKVAEEKADEAPAAEEAAVEAEEAEAKDDEK is encoded by the coding sequence ATGCCTACCCCAAAGAAGGGCGCCCGTCTCGGCGGTTCCGCGAGCCACCAGAAGCACATTCTGTCTAACCTCGCAGCACAGCTGATCGAGCACGGCGCTATCAAGACCACTGACGCTAAGGCTAAGGTCTTGCGTCCATATGTTGAAAAGCTGATCACCAAGGCGAAGAGCGGCACTTTGGCCGATCGTCGTAACGTGCTGAAGCTGGTTCCTCACAAGGATGTTGTTGCTCACCTTTTCGATGAGCTGGCTCCTAAGTTCGAGAACCGCACCGGTGGTTACACCCGCATCGTGAAGCTTGAGAACCGTAAGGGCGACAACGCGCCTATGAGCTTGATCGCTCTGGTTCTTGAGGAGACCGTTTCCTCCGAGGCAACCCGCGCTGCACGTGCAGCTGCATCCAAGGTTGCAGAGGAGAAGGCTGACGAGGCTCCAGCTGCTGAAGAAGCAGCTGTTGAGGCTGAAGAAGCTGAAGCAAAGGACGACGAGAAGTAA
- the truA gene encoding tRNA pseudouridine(38-40) synthase TruA: MTSCEHNTSTPTDSPLVRVRLDLAYDGTHFHGWAKQGTSNLRTVQKVLEEALALILRHPVELTVAGRTDAGVHAAGQVAHFDIPESALDTRSIAGNPANLIRRLARLLPEDVRVHDASLAPEGFDARFSALRRHYVYRLTAHPRGALPTRAIDTAHWPKKLDLSAMQEAADALIGLHDFAAFCKHREGATTIRDLQEFSWHDVSTPIEPLTYEAHVTADAFCWSMVRSLVGCCLAVGEGKRELGFSASLLSETQRSSRVPVAPAKGLSLVGVDYPVDDQLAARAHLTRAKRS, from the coding sequence GTGACTAGCTGCGAACACAACACATCAACCCCCACCGACTCCCCGCTGGTGCGCGTGCGCCTCGACCTCGCCTATGACGGCACACATTTTCACGGGTGGGCGAAACAGGGAACCTCAAACCTGCGCACGGTGCAGAAAGTGCTCGAAGAAGCGCTTGCGCTGATCTTGCGCCACCCAGTGGAGCTGACGGTTGCCGGTCGCACGGATGCAGGCGTGCACGCGGCAGGGCAGGTCGCGCACTTCGATATCCCCGAAAGTGCCCTGGATACGCGCAGCATCGCAGGCAACCCGGCGAACCTGATTCGTCGGCTCGCGCGGCTGCTGCCTGAAGATGTGCGGGTGCACGATGCGTCGTTGGCCCCCGAAGGCTTCGACGCCCGCTTTTCTGCTTTGCGACGCCACTACGTCTACCGGCTCACAGCACACCCCAGGGGGGCGCTGCCCACCCGGGCAATCGATACGGCGCACTGGCCGAAAAAACTCGATCTTTCCGCCATGCAGGAAGCAGCGGACGCCCTGATTGGGCTGCATGATTTTGCAGCGTTTTGTAAACATCGTGAAGGCGCAACGACTATTCGTGATCTGCAGGAATTCTCCTGGCATGATGTGTCTACGCCCATTGAACCGCTCACCTATGAGGCGCATGTGACCGCCGATGCTTTTTGTTGGTCCATGGTTCGCTCGCTTGTCGGTTGCTGTTTGGCAGTAGGGGAGGGGAAACGCGAACTCGGTTTCAGTGCCTCCCTCCTGTCTGAAACGCAGCGTAGTTCCCGCGTCCCGGTGGCCCCAGCGAAAGGGTTGTCGCTGGTGGGGGTGGATTACCCAGTCGATGATCAATTGGCGGCGCGTGCACACTTGACTCGCGCCAAGCGCAGCTAG
- the rpsK gene encoding 30S ribosomal protein S11 — MPPKARANARRTGRRVVKKNVAAGHAYIKSTFNNTIVSITDPSGAVISWASSGHVGFKGSRKSTPFAAQLAAENAARKAMEHGMKKVEVFVKGPGSGRETAIRSLQAAGLEVTAISDVTPQPFNGCRPPKRRRV; from the coding sequence ATGCCTCCAAAAGCACGCGCTAACGCACGCCGCACTGGTCGTCGCGTTGTAAAGAAGAACGTGGCAGCTGGCCACGCTTACATCAAGTCCACCTTCAACAACACCATCGTTTCCATCACGGATCCTTCCGGTGCTGTTATCTCTTGGGCATCCTCCGGCCACGTCGGATTCAAGGGTTCCCGTAAGTCCACCCCATTCGCCGCACAGCTGGCAGCTGAGAACGCTGCACGCAAGGCAATGGAGCACGGCATGAAGAAGGTCGAAGTTTTCGTTAAGGGTCCAGGTTCTGGCCGCGAGACCGCTATCCGTTCCCTCCAGGCAGCCGGCCTTGAGGTTACTGCGATCTCTGATGTCACCCCACAGCCATTTAACGGCTGCCGCCCACCAAAGCGTCGTCGCGTCTAA